Proteins from one Papaver somniferum cultivar HN1 unplaced genomic scaffold, ASM357369v1 unplaced-scaffold_158, whole genome shotgun sequence genomic window:
- the LOC113337175 gene encoding 1-phosphatidylinositol-3-phosphate 5-kinase FAB1B-like isoform X2 has translation MENSTGKTLAELVEFVKSWISRRNTEPANYSRDFWMPDHSCRVCYECDTQFTIINRRHHCRLCGRVFCGKCTANSIPVPSAAPNNKANRDDCDRIRVCIYCFKQWEQEVASVVVHNGTHGQSRKQQGRLSPTVSTTSFTSTKSSVTGNSSSSIISSVPYSAGNYQFGPYGSGLSIDQSTQMDLGAVADNKPDRAAAVAASTSTTTGPTGEDTRDASPDPFEYFMNRSEDDDEDDDIYGYGVYRSNSEPTRCPLLDEYYAPLEDDTTDCVYGPHSDEENNITKDSLVNRDLDCQGLEDESRVSGEENGGQNNGDECDTASVDGVDAEPLDFENNGLLWLPPEPEDLEDDREAVEFGNDDDEDAAGEWKTLRSCSSFGSGEYRSRDRSSEEHKKAMKNEVDKHFKALVSQLLQVENLIVGEEGDKESWLEIITSLSLEAATVLKPDTSEGGGMDPGGYVKIKCLACGRRTESIVVKGVVCKKNVSNRRMTSKIEKPRFLILGGALEYQRVSNHLSSFDTLLQQETDHLKMAVAKIVAHHPNVLLVEKSVSRFAQEYLFEKDISLVLNIKRPLLERIARCTGAQIVPSVDHLSTQKPGYCEAFRVEKFLEAHGSAGQGGKKLVKTLMFFEGCPKPLGCTILLKGANGDELKKVKHVLHYSVFAAYHLALETSFLADEGASLPELPLRSPITIALPDKPSSIDRSISTIPGFVVVPPTSKPQGSPLNIDSQSETTSPAPPCKRSLVFSQSSGLPKFPTSQYTEGIGGNPLAKSAELLGGKEANDPHINETATFKSTSFQQDRNHLDEPGSSKEEFPPSPSDHRSILVSLSIRSVWKGTVCERAHLLRMKYYGSFDKTLGRFLRDDLFAQSYRCSSCEMPSEAHVHSYTHRQGSLTISVKKFPEFLLPGERDGKIWMWHRCLLCPRPSGFPPAIRRVVMSEPAQGLSFGKFLELSFSNHAAANRVANCGHSLHRDCLRFYGLGNMVACFRYASINVHSVYLPPSKLDFSCGNPEWLQKEVNQVVDRAELLFTEVLNALRQIAIKRIGTLSVKVAESRRHIGDLEELLQKEKVEYEESLQKVINRGVRKGEIVTDILEINRLRVQLLFHSYVWDHRLIRAAKSDSSNLQEGLNSSIQKCAEESLSTIEKLVSTNSTSKQGDSTLTDVGCDKNSKLEGSGEQVDSLPKDNTTGPHLSSSLSLKAPADPLETGIHVRRAISEGQFPIVANLDAAWTGENLPGSVILEVNSSAHTEVAADSLAKGETDTERLKLEKRFEELGVAEVTESHRPILPVKVADNSDENTGWIGMPFLNLYRSYNRSSSENNTSKLEPLNDYNPVYVSSFCELERQGGSRFILPIGANETVVPIYDEEATSIIAHALVSKDYYVQMSDEWERPKDGAESSVLLPLYDSLNLQSPFQSFEETASESLRSLGTMDSSILSMSGSRSSMISDPLVYTKTSHVRVAFSDDGPLGKVKYAVTCYYAKGFEALRRTCCPSELDFVRSLSRCSDWNAQGGKSNAYFAKSLDDRFIIKGLTKTELESFIKFAPEYFKYLSESIGTRSPTCLAKILGVYQVTTKHLKGGKEQKMDVLVMENLLFKRSVTRLYDLKGSSRSRYNPDASGKNKVLLDQNLIEAMPTSPIFLGNKAKRLLERAVWNDTSFLASIDVMDYSLLVGVDEEKNELVLGIIDFIRQYTWDKHLETWVKASGFLGGSKNESPTVISPKQYKKRFRKAMSTYFLMVPDQWSPPTIIPSSSHSDLESLHGGGTYHD, from the exons atggaaaattCTACTGGTAAGACGCTAGCTGAGCTAGTTGAATTTGTTAAATCTTGGATATCGAGGAGAAACACCGAGCCAGCAAACTACTCGAGGGATTTTTGGATGCCCGACCATAGCTGCAGGGTATGCTACGAATGTGATACGCAGTTCACCATAATTAACCGTAGACACCATTGCAGGCTATGTGGAAGGGTCTTTTGTGGTAAGTGTACTGCCAATTCAATCCCTGTACCATCTGCTGCTCCCAACAACAAGGCAAACCGAGACGACTGTGACAGGATACGGGTTTGTATTTACTGCTTCAAGCAATGGGAACAGGAAGTAGCGAGCGTTGTGGTCCATAATGGGACTCATGGACAGTCTAGGAAGCAACAGGGTCGTCTCAGCCCTACGGTTTCTACTACGAGTTTCACGAGCACCAAGTCTAGTGTCACTGGAAATAGCAGCTCCAGTATTATTAGTTCAGTGCCGTACTCGGCTGGAAATTACCAGTTTGGGCCATACGGTTCTGGACTCAGCATTGATCAGTCTACCCAGATGGATCTTGGTGCAGTGGCAGATAATAAGCCAGAtagagcagcagcagtagcagcttCTACAAGTACCACCACAGGTCCTACAGGGGAAGACACGCGCGATGCATCTCCTGACCCATTTGAATACTTTATGAATAG GAgtgaggatgatgatgaggatgatgacatTTATGGATACGGTGTTTATAGATCCAATTCAGAACCAACACGCTGTCCTCTGCTTGACGAATATTACGCCCCACTTGAAGATGACACGACTGATTGTGTTTATGGACCACATTCTGATGAAGAAAATAACATCACGAAAGACTCTTTGGTTAACAGGGATTTGGATTGTCAAGGGTTGGAAGATGAAAGCAGGGTTAGTGGAGAAGAGAATGGGGGACAGAATAACGGTGACGAGTGTGACACAGCTTCAGTGGATGGTGTGGATGCCGAGCCTTTGGATTTTGAGAACAATGGGCTGCTCTGGCTTCCTCCTGAACCCGAAGATTTAGAGGACGACAGGGAAGCTGTTGAGTTTGGCAACGATGACGATGAGGATGCTGCAGGAGAGTGGAAAACCCTGCGCTCTTGTAGCAGCTTTGGTAGTGGTGAATACCGAAGCCGGGACCGGTCAAGCGAGGAGCACAAAAAAGCAATGAAGAATGAGGTTGATAAGCATTTCAAGGCTTTGGTGTCTCAGCTCCTGCAGGTTGAGAATCTAATCGTGGGTGAGGAAGGTGACAAGGAAAGTTGGTTGGAAATAATTACATCTTTGTCATTGGAGGCTGCTACAGTCCTTAAGCCAGATACAAGCGAGGGTGGAGGAATGGACCCTGGTGGATATGTTAAGATTAAGTGTTTAGCTTGTGGGCGTCGTACGGAGAG tattgttgttaaaggagTTGTTTGCAAGAAAAATGTTTCCAACCGGCGGATGACTTCAAAAATTGAGAAGCCCCGTTTTCTTATCCTTGGTGGAGCTCTTGAGTATCAACGAGTGTCTAATCATTTATCAAGTTTTGATACTCTACTGCAGCAG gaaACAGATCATTTGAAGATGGCAGTAGCAAAGATAGTTGCTCATCATCCCAATGTCTTATTGGTAGAAAAATCAGTTTCACGTTTCGCTCAAGAATACCTCTTTGAAAAAGACATATCTCTTGTCCTCAATATCAAGAGGCCTTTGTTAGAGCGTATAGCACGCTGCACAGGTGCGCAAATAGTTCCTTCAGTTGATCATCTTTCGACTCAAAAGCCGGGTTATTGTGAAGCATTCCGTGTGGAGAAGTTCCTTGAAGCACATGGGAGTGCTGGGCAGGGAGGAAAGAAATTGGTGAAGACGCTTATGTTCTTTGAAGGGTGCCCGAAACCATTGGGTTGTACT ATCTTGCTAAAGGGCGCCAATGGCGATGAGCTGAAAAAAGTTAAACACGTTCTTCATTATAGTGTCTTTGCAGCATATCACTTGGCATTGGAGACTTCTTTTCTTGCGGATGAAGGTGCCTCTCTTCCAGAACTTCCATTGAGGTCTCCCATAACTATTGCCTTGCCCGATAAACCTTCTAGTATTGATAGGTCAATATCTACTATACCTGGATTCGTGGTTGTTCCTCCCACATCCAAACCTCAGGGATCTCCATTGAATATTGATTCACAATCTGAAACAACCTCCCCAGCCCCTCCCTGCAAAAGAAGCTTGGTTTTTTCTCAATCCTCCGGTTTGCCCAAGTTCCCCACTTCTCAATACACAGAG GGAATTGGTGGTAATCCTCTTGCTAAGAGTGCTGAGTTGTTGGGGGGGAAAGAAGCTAATGATCCCCATATAAATGAAACAGCCACATTTAAGTCAACATCTTTTCAGCAAGACCGTAATCACCTTGATGAGCCAGGATCTTCCAAAGAAGAATTTCCTCCATCACCTTCAGACCATCGAAGCATCTTGGTTTCATTATCAATCCGGAGTGTCTGGAAAGGAACCGTTTGTGAACGGGCTCATCTCTTGCGTATGAAATACTATGGCAGCTTTGACAAGACCTTGGGGAGGTTTCTAAGAGACGATTTATTTGCTCAG AGTTACCGCTGCAGTTCGTGTGAGATGCCTTCAGAAGCACATGTTCATTCTTATACTCATCGGCAGGGCAGCCTCACGATATCTGTTAAGAAGTTTCCGGAATTTCTCTTACCAGGTGAACGAGATGGAAAGATTTGGATGTGGCACAGGTGCTTGCTGTGTCCTCGTCCAAGTGGGTTCCCACCAGCAATTCGTAGAGTAGTAATGTCTGAACCTGCTCAGGGATTATCTTTTGGGAAGTTTCTGGAGCTTAGCTTTTCCAACCATGCAGCTGCGAATAGGGTTGCTAACTGTGGTCATTCTCTGCATAGAGACTGTCTCCGATTTTACGG GCTGGGTAATATGGTCGCTTGCTTTCGATATGCatcaattaatgttcactcggtATACCTTCCACCCTCAAAACTTGATTTCAGCTGCGGAAATCCAGAATGGTTACAGAAAGAGGTCAATCAG GTGGTCGACAGGGCAGAACTTCTATTTACTGAAGTACTCAATGCTCTCCGGCAGATTGCAATAAAAAGAATAGGCACCTTATCAGTAAAAGTGGCAGAATCAAGACGTCACATTGGAGATCTCGAAGAGTTGCTTCAGAAGGAGAAGGTAGAATATGAG GAATCTCTCCAGAAAGTTATAAATAGGGGAGTAAGGAAAGGGGAGATAGTGACGGATATACTTGAAATTAATCGATTGCGAGTGCAGTTACTCTTCCATTCATATGTGTGGGACCACCGACTGATACGTGCAGCAAAATCAGATAGCAGCAACCTCCAGGAAGGGCTCAACAGCTCTATACAGAAATGTGCAGAAGAGTCATTAAGTACTATAGAGAAGCTTGTATCAACAAACTCAACTTCCAAGCAAGGTGACTCCACGCTTACAGATGTGGGATGTGATAAAAATTCCAAGCTGGAAGGAAGTGGTGAGCAGGTGGATTCCTTACCGAAGGATAACACCACAGGGCCACATCTTTCTTCAAGCTTAAGTTTAAAAGCCCCAGCGGATCCTTTAGAGACTGGGATACATGTGCGGAGGGCAATCTCGGAGGGTCAGTTTCCGATCGTAGCGAACCTCGATGCAGCATGGACTGGTGAAAACTTGCCAGGGAGCGTGATACTGGAAGTAAATAGTTCTGCACATACTGAAGTGGCAGCAGATTCATTGGCTAAAGGCGAAACTGATACGGAGAGGTTAAAGTTGGAAAAGCGTTTCGAAGAACTGGGTGTGGCTGAAGTAACCGAATCTCATCGTCCCATATTGCCCGTGAAAGTGGCAGATAACTCAGACGAAAACACGGGATGGATTGGGATGCCCTTCCTGAACCTCTATCGCTCTTATAACAGGAGTTCTTCAGAGAATAACACTTCAAAGCTTGAGCCCCTCAATGATTACAATCCTGTTTATGTCTCATCATTTTGTGAACTGGAACGCCAGGGGGGGTCTAGAtttattcttcctattggtgCAAATGAAACTGTTGTGCCAATTTATGACGAGGAGGCAACAAGTATCATAGCACACGCTCTAGTGTCAAAAGATTATTACGTTCAGATGTCTGATGAGTGGGAGAGGCCCAAGGATGGGGCAGAATCTTCAGTTCTTTTGCCACTTTATGATTCATTGAATCTTCAGTCGCCATTTCAATCTTTCGAGGAAACAGCTTCTGAATCACTTAGAAGTCTCGGGACTATGGATAGTAGCATTTTATCCATGTCTGGTTCTCGGAGCTCTATGATTTCAGATCCACTTGTGTATACAAAGACGTCGCATGTTAGAGTGGCATTCAGTGACGATGGTCCACTTGGGAAGGTGAAGTATGCTGTGACTTGTTACTATGCTAAGGGGTTTGAAGCCTTGAGGAGGACATGTTGCCCATCTGAGCTGGATTTCGTTAGGTCCCTTAGTCGTTGTAGTGATTGGAATGCTCAGGGTGGTAAGAGCAACGCCTATTTTGCTAAATCATTGGATGATCGGTTTATCATCAAAGGGCTAACCAAGACAGAATTAGAATCATTTATCAAGTTTGCACCAGAGTATTTTAAGTATCTATCTGAATCAATTGGCACAAGAAGCCCAACTTGCCTGGCGAAGATTCTGGGGGTCTATCAG GTTACAACAAAGCATCTTAAAGGAGGGAAAGAACAGAAAATGGACGTTCTGGTTATGGAGAACCTTTTGTTTAAACGCAGTGTTACAAGGCTTTATGACCTGAAAGGATCGTCCAGGTCAAGGTATAATCCAGATGCAAGTGGGAAAAACAAGGTTCTTCTGGATCAGAACCTGATTGAAGCAATGCCAACTTCTCCGATTTTTCTTGGAAACAAAGCGAAGAGATTGCTCGAGAGAGCTGTCTGGAATGATACTTCCTTTCTTGCA TCAATTGACGTGATGGATTACTCGTTACTGGTTGGTGTGGACGAGGAAAAGAACGAACTTGTCCTCGGGATCATAGATTTTATAAGGCAGTACACCTGGGACAAGCACCTAGAGACATGGGTCAAGGCTTCAGGTTTTCTAGGAGGTTCGAAAAATGAGTCCCCCACCGTAATCTCACCAAAGCAATACAAGAAGCGGTTCAGAAAAGCTATGTCGACGTACTTCCTTATGGTCCCAGATCAATGGTCCCCTCCAACTATCATTCCCAGTAGCTCCCATTCTGATCTCGAGAGCTTACATGGTGGAGGAACATATCATGATTGA
- the LOC113337175 gene encoding 1-phosphatidylinositol-3-phosphate 5-kinase FAB1B-like isoform X1: MENSTGKTLAELVEFVKSWISRRNTEPANYSRDFWMPDHSCRVCYECDTQFTIINRRHHCRLCGRVFCGKCTANSIPVPSAAPNNKANRDDCDRIRVCIYCFKQWEQEVASVVVHNGTHGQSRKQQGRLSPTVSTTSFTSTKSSVTGNSSSSIISSVPYSAGNYQFGPYGSGLSIDQSTQMDLGAVADNKPDRAAAVAASTSTTTGPTGEDTRDASPDPFEYFMNRSEDDDEDDDIYGYGVYRSNSEPTRCPLLDEYYAPLEDDTTDCVYGPHSDEENNITKDSLVNRDLDCQGLEDESRVSGEENGGQNNGDECDTASVDGVDAEPLDFENNGLLWLPPEPEDLEDDREAVEFGNDDDEDAAGEWKTLRSCSSFGSGEYRSRDRSSEEHKKAMKNEVDKHFKALVSQLLQVENLIVGEEGDKESWLEIITSLSLEAATVLKPDTSEGGGMDPGGYVKIKCLACGRRTESIVVKGVVCKKNVSNRRMTSKIEKPRFLILGGALEYQRVSNHLSSFDTLLQQETDHLKMAVAKIVAHHPNVLLVEKSVSRFAQEYLFEKDISLVLNIKRPLLERIARCTGAQIVPSVDHLSTQKPGYCEAFRVEKFLEAHGSAGQGGKKLVKTLMFFEGCPKPLGCTILLKGANGDELKKVKHVLHYSVFAAYHLALETSFLADEGASLPELPLRSPITIALPDKPSSIDRSISTIPGFVVVPPTSKPQGSPLNIDSQSETTSPAPPCKRSLVFSQSSGLPKFPTSQYTEVTSSLMVYPSSSSLLPTPANYASGPLRNEPYHPNEVKRITEFRDSMETDDSALNLCQGIGGNPLAKSAELLGGKEANDPHINETATFKSTSFQQDRNHLDEPGSSKEEFPPSPSDHRSILVSLSIRSVWKGTVCERAHLLRMKYYGSFDKTLGRFLRDDLFAQSYRCSSCEMPSEAHVHSYTHRQGSLTISVKKFPEFLLPGERDGKIWMWHRCLLCPRPSGFPPAIRRVVMSEPAQGLSFGKFLELSFSNHAAANRVANCGHSLHRDCLRFYGLGNMVACFRYASINVHSVYLPPSKLDFSCGNPEWLQKEVNQVVDRAELLFTEVLNALRQIAIKRIGTLSVKVAESRRHIGDLEELLQKEKVEYEESLQKVINRGVRKGEIVTDILEINRLRVQLLFHSYVWDHRLIRAAKSDSSNLQEGLNSSIQKCAEESLSTIEKLVSTNSTSKQGDSTLTDVGCDKNSKLEGSGEQVDSLPKDNTTGPHLSSSLSLKAPADPLETGIHVRRAISEGQFPIVANLDAAWTGENLPGSVILEVNSSAHTEVAADSLAKGETDTERLKLEKRFEELGVAEVTESHRPILPVKVADNSDENTGWIGMPFLNLYRSYNRSSSENNTSKLEPLNDYNPVYVSSFCELERQGGSRFILPIGANETVVPIYDEEATSIIAHALVSKDYYVQMSDEWERPKDGAESSVLLPLYDSLNLQSPFQSFEETASESLRSLGTMDSSILSMSGSRSSMISDPLVYTKTSHVRVAFSDDGPLGKVKYAVTCYYAKGFEALRRTCCPSELDFVRSLSRCSDWNAQGGKSNAYFAKSLDDRFIIKGLTKTELESFIKFAPEYFKYLSESIGTRSPTCLAKILGVYQVTTKHLKGGKEQKMDVLVMENLLFKRSVTRLYDLKGSSRSRYNPDASGKNKVLLDQNLIEAMPTSPIFLGNKAKRLLERAVWNDTSFLASIDVMDYSLLVGVDEEKNELVLGIIDFIRQYTWDKHLETWVKASGFLGGSKNESPTVISPKQYKKRFRKAMSTYFLMVPDQWSPPTIIPSSSHSDLESLHGGGTYHD, encoded by the exons atggaaaattCTACTGGTAAGACGCTAGCTGAGCTAGTTGAATTTGTTAAATCTTGGATATCGAGGAGAAACACCGAGCCAGCAAACTACTCGAGGGATTTTTGGATGCCCGACCATAGCTGCAGGGTATGCTACGAATGTGATACGCAGTTCACCATAATTAACCGTAGACACCATTGCAGGCTATGTGGAAGGGTCTTTTGTGGTAAGTGTACTGCCAATTCAATCCCTGTACCATCTGCTGCTCCCAACAACAAGGCAAACCGAGACGACTGTGACAGGATACGGGTTTGTATTTACTGCTTCAAGCAATGGGAACAGGAAGTAGCGAGCGTTGTGGTCCATAATGGGACTCATGGACAGTCTAGGAAGCAACAGGGTCGTCTCAGCCCTACGGTTTCTACTACGAGTTTCACGAGCACCAAGTCTAGTGTCACTGGAAATAGCAGCTCCAGTATTATTAGTTCAGTGCCGTACTCGGCTGGAAATTACCAGTTTGGGCCATACGGTTCTGGACTCAGCATTGATCAGTCTACCCAGATGGATCTTGGTGCAGTGGCAGATAATAAGCCAGAtagagcagcagcagtagcagcttCTACAAGTACCACCACAGGTCCTACAGGGGAAGACACGCGCGATGCATCTCCTGACCCATTTGAATACTTTATGAATAG GAgtgaggatgatgatgaggatgatgacatTTATGGATACGGTGTTTATAGATCCAATTCAGAACCAACACGCTGTCCTCTGCTTGACGAATATTACGCCCCACTTGAAGATGACACGACTGATTGTGTTTATGGACCACATTCTGATGAAGAAAATAACATCACGAAAGACTCTTTGGTTAACAGGGATTTGGATTGTCAAGGGTTGGAAGATGAAAGCAGGGTTAGTGGAGAAGAGAATGGGGGACAGAATAACGGTGACGAGTGTGACACAGCTTCAGTGGATGGTGTGGATGCCGAGCCTTTGGATTTTGAGAACAATGGGCTGCTCTGGCTTCCTCCTGAACCCGAAGATTTAGAGGACGACAGGGAAGCTGTTGAGTTTGGCAACGATGACGATGAGGATGCTGCAGGAGAGTGGAAAACCCTGCGCTCTTGTAGCAGCTTTGGTAGTGGTGAATACCGAAGCCGGGACCGGTCAAGCGAGGAGCACAAAAAAGCAATGAAGAATGAGGTTGATAAGCATTTCAAGGCTTTGGTGTCTCAGCTCCTGCAGGTTGAGAATCTAATCGTGGGTGAGGAAGGTGACAAGGAAAGTTGGTTGGAAATAATTACATCTTTGTCATTGGAGGCTGCTACAGTCCTTAAGCCAGATACAAGCGAGGGTGGAGGAATGGACCCTGGTGGATATGTTAAGATTAAGTGTTTAGCTTGTGGGCGTCGTACGGAGAG tattgttgttaaaggagTTGTTTGCAAGAAAAATGTTTCCAACCGGCGGATGACTTCAAAAATTGAGAAGCCCCGTTTTCTTATCCTTGGTGGAGCTCTTGAGTATCAACGAGTGTCTAATCATTTATCAAGTTTTGATACTCTACTGCAGCAG gaaACAGATCATTTGAAGATGGCAGTAGCAAAGATAGTTGCTCATCATCCCAATGTCTTATTGGTAGAAAAATCAGTTTCACGTTTCGCTCAAGAATACCTCTTTGAAAAAGACATATCTCTTGTCCTCAATATCAAGAGGCCTTTGTTAGAGCGTATAGCACGCTGCACAGGTGCGCAAATAGTTCCTTCAGTTGATCATCTTTCGACTCAAAAGCCGGGTTATTGTGAAGCATTCCGTGTGGAGAAGTTCCTTGAAGCACATGGGAGTGCTGGGCAGGGAGGAAAGAAATTGGTGAAGACGCTTATGTTCTTTGAAGGGTGCCCGAAACCATTGGGTTGTACT ATCTTGCTAAAGGGCGCCAATGGCGATGAGCTGAAAAAAGTTAAACACGTTCTTCATTATAGTGTCTTTGCAGCATATCACTTGGCATTGGAGACTTCTTTTCTTGCGGATGAAGGTGCCTCTCTTCCAGAACTTCCATTGAGGTCTCCCATAACTATTGCCTTGCCCGATAAACCTTCTAGTATTGATAGGTCAATATCTACTATACCTGGATTCGTGGTTGTTCCTCCCACATCCAAACCTCAGGGATCTCCATTGAATATTGATTCACAATCTGAAACAACCTCCCCAGCCCCTCCCTGCAAAAGAAGCTTGGTTTTTTCTCAATCCTCCGGTTTGCCCAAGTTCCCCACTTCTCAATACACAGAGGTAACCTCCAGCTTAATGGTAtatccctcttcttcttcattgttaccTACTCCGGCGAATTATGCCTCTGGTCCATTGCGAAATGAGCCATATCACCCAAATGAGGTGAAACGTATAACAGAATTTCGAGATTCTATGGAGACCGATGACTCTGCATTAAACCTTTGCCAGGGAATTGGTGGTAATCCTCTTGCTAAGAGTGCTGAGTTGTTGGGGGGGAAAGAAGCTAATGATCCCCATATAAATGAAACAGCCACATTTAAGTCAACATCTTTTCAGCAAGACCGTAATCACCTTGATGAGCCAGGATCTTCCAAAGAAGAATTTCCTCCATCACCTTCAGACCATCGAAGCATCTTGGTTTCATTATCAATCCGGAGTGTCTGGAAAGGAACCGTTTGTGAACGGGCTCATCTCTTGCGTATGAAATACTATGGCAGCTTTGACAAGACCTTGGGGAGGTTTCTAAGAGACGATTTATTTGCTCAG AGTTACCGCTGCAGTTCGTGTGAGATGCCTTCAGAAGCACATGTTCATTCTTATACTCATCGGCAGGGCAGCCTCACGATATCTGTTAAGAAGTTTCCGGAATTTCTCTTACCAGGTGAACGAGATGGAAAGATTTGGATGTGGCACAGGTGCTTGCTGTGTCCTCGTCCAAGTGGGTTCCCACCAGCAATTCGTAGAGTAGTAATGTCTGAACCTGCTCAGGGATTATCTTTTGGGAAGTTTCTGGAGCTTAGCTTTTCCAACCATGCAGCTGCGAATAGGGTTGCTAACTGTGGTCATTCTCTGCATAGAGACTGTCTCCGATTTTACGG GCTGGGTAATATGGTCGCTTGCTTTCGATATGCatcaattaatgttcactcggtATACCTTCCACCCTCAAAACTTGATTTCAGCTGCGGAAATCCAGAATGGTTACAGAAAGAGGTCAATCAG GTGGTCGACAGGGCAGAACTTCTATTTACTGAAGTACTCAATGCTCTCCGGCAGATTGCAATAAAAAGAATAGGCACCTTATCAGTAAAAGTGGCAGAATCAAGACGTCACATTGGAGATCTCGAAGAGTTGCTTCAGAAGGAGAAGGTAGAATATGAG GAATCTCTCCAGAAAGTTATAAATAGGGGAGTAAGGAAAGGGGAGATAGTGACGGATATACTTGAAATTAATCGATTGCGAGTGCAGTTACTCTTCCATTCATATGTGTGGGACCACCGACTGATACGTGCAGCAAAATCAGATAGCAGCAACCTCCAGGAAGGGCTCAACAGCTCTATACAGAAATGTGCAGAAGAGTCATTAAGTACTATAGAGAAGCTTGTATCAACAAACTCAACTTCCAAGCAAGGTGACTCCACGCTTACAGATGTGGGATGTGATAAAAATTCCAAGCTGGAAGGAAGTGGTGAGCAGGTGGATTCCTTACCGAAGGATAACACCACAGGGCCACATCTTTCTTCAAGCTTAAGTTTAAAAGCCCCAGCGGATCCTTTAGAGACTGGGATACATGTGCGGAGGGCAATCTCGGAGGGTCAGTTTCCGATCGTAGCGAACCTCGATGCAGCATGGACTGGTGAAAACTTGCCAGGGAGCGTGATACTGGAAGTAAATAGTTCTGCACATACTGAAGTGGCAGCAGATTCATTGGCTAAAGGCGAAACTGATACGGAGAGGTTAAAGTTGGAAAAGCGTTTCGAAGAACTGGGTGTGGCTGAAGTAACCGAATCTCATCGTCCCATATTGCCCGTGAAAGTGGCAGATAACTCAGACGAAAACACGGGATGGATTGGGATGCCCTTCCTGAACCTCTATCGCTCTTATAACAGGAGTTCTTCAGAGAATAACACTTCAAAGCTTGAGCCCCTCAATGATTACAATCCTGTTTATGTCTCATCATTTTGTGAACTGGAACGCCAGGGGGGGTCTAGAtttattcttcctattggtgCAAATGAAACTGTTGTGCCAATTTATGACGAGGAGGCAACAAGTATCATAGCACACGCTCTAGTGTCAAAAGATTATTACGTTCAGATGTCTGATGAGTGGGAGAGGCCCAAGGATGGGGCAGAATCTTCAGTTCTTTTGCCACTTTATGATTCATTGAATCTTCAGTCGCCATTTCAATCTTTCGAGGAAACAGCTTCTGAATCACTTAGAAGTCTCGGGACTATGGATAGTAGCATTTTATCCATGTCTGGTTCTCGGAGCTCTATGATTTCAGATCCACTTGTGTATACAAAGACGTCGCATGTTAGAGTGGCATTCAGTGACGATGGTCCACTTGGGAAGGTGAAGTATGCTGTGACTTGTTACTATGCTAAGGGGTTTGAAGCCTTGAGGAGGACATGTTGCCCATCTGAGCTGGATTTCGTTAGGTCCCTTAGTCGTTGTAGTGATTGGAATGCTCAGGGTGGTAAGAGCAACGCCTATTTTGCTAAATCATTGGATGATCGGTTTATCATCAAAGGGCTAACCAAGACAGAATTAGAATCATTTATCAAGTTTGCACCAGAGTATTTTAAGTATCTATCTGAATCAATTGGCACAAGAAGCCCAACTTGCCTGGCGAAGATTCTGGGGGTCTATCAG GTTACAACAAAGCATCTTAAAGGAGGGAAAGAACAGAAAATGGACGTTCTGGTTATGGAGAACCTTTTGTTTAAACGCAGTGTTACAAGGCTTTATGACCTGAAAGGATCGTCCAGGTCAAGGTATAATCCAGATGCAAGTGGGAAAAACAAGGTTCTTCTGGATCAGAACCTGATTGAAGCAATGCCAACTTCTCCGATTTTTCTTGGAAACAAAGCGAAGAGATTGCTCGAGAGAGCTGTCTGGAATGATACTTCCTTTCTTGCA TCAATTGACGTGATGGATTACTCGTTACTGGTTGGTGTGGACGAGGAAAAGAACGAACTTGTCCTCGGGATCATAGATTTTATAAGGCAGTACACCTGGGACAAGCACCTAGAGACATGGGTCAAGGCTTCAGGTTTTCTAGGAGGTTCGAAAAATGAGTCCCCCACCGTAATCTCACCAAAGCAATACAAGAAGCGGTTCAGAAAAGCTATGTCGACGTACTTCCTTATGGTCCCAGATCAATGGTCCCCTCCAACTATCATTCCCAGTAGCTCCCATTCTGATCTCGAGAGCTTACATGGTGGAGGAACATATCATGATTGA